The following proteins come from a genomic window of Drosophila sulfurigaster albostrigata strain 15112-1811.04 chromosome X, ASM2355843v2, whole genome shotgun sequence:
- the LOC133848047 gene encoding glutamate receptor-interacting protein 1 isoform X1 — translation MKLWKSKKPISGCVPGKSSALKQEQELATKQQQQQQQQLQHQQQQQQQESNGIALAPMLSVDRAMSPAQSEDSGLAPERGTTYATITLPRNALHLAINFAERNDLSYPPVIGALNPVGHAADFLAPGDRLHQIDGISTIGLSNQKIMNMLCAGVGADNSPAIVEIEYSLPECTVSQNSLYVTSKLAQITVERESGCLGLTLRGGADYPLIVTHVRLHGPVYKTGRIKPGDRLLRVDNISLIGKTLAEAQQIIKCGHVSGYTNLTIEYDVSVVQSVEFSMGPLLIEIERPMNDKLGLVLCNYSSSTASSTAGTTSSTDKIDEVTQSGIYIASILPASIADRCGALSVGDQVLSIDDTMIEHTAYSPDEVMTILDTSTGRGYTQMQIMPAHALARRGHTALGSPKYSFSTLESRKSTGRQRQRFVRKSSLPLEGGAVANGGGGGVASNGHSSSLGLCRAESFPVLLDCSQGAGIVLGNTSSCGRAVSIAQILPDSVADRSGCIQPGDRIVAINKMYSLEAVAMRQLLEGHRSSNNGATAAANWLELEVEFDMPDAVVPSSGVFNVKLLRTGKCGLGLSVSGSNHAGLVISDVKIGSPAHRCGSLRPGDILLAVDQHPVQHFNVDALLKELPTPPTASADFTTLTIKRVVLPDFLPSPSPIYSNCTTVVPVAGDSELYSSAYVAKYNDCISLKSNTPQPDYFRAASLDDTGSLQSVQLRHPSAAPTAIWPGGGNSCASSSNSRSFAAPPNTQSLTTELPEEDDEQDEHDAHHYGGYELNRYASVDCTALPPPMENKVYGSAASSSSKSSGSSLHQIIFTVRLEPKGGLLGITLAGSEDITKPITISGLVEGGIGHKNGQIHVGDQLLAIDEHSVQGMPLSHATSLLHNLGDLVDLKILRSHDISNTSTSGVGLPQAQAIYAKVQRRPRSPSANTEASNSNNNNGSSNNNASANKDQQQQRIFHVTLYKDKVYDDYGFSVSDGLYERGVFINRIRSGGPADMCGQLKPFDRIMQVNEMKTQDFDCCLTVPLIAAAGDKIEMIMQRTE, via the exons TTGACCGCGCAATGAGCCCCGCACAATCCGAAGACTCCGGCCTGGCACCGGAAAGGGGCACAACCTATGCAACGATCACGCTGCCACGCAATGCCCTCCATTTGGCCATCAATTTCGCAG AGCGCAATGATCTATCGTATCCACCTGTTATCGGGGCACTTAATCCAGTGGGCCATGCGGCTGATTTTCTGGCGCCAGGCGATCGATTGCATCAGATCGATGGCATCTCGACAATTGGGCTGAGCAATCAGAAGATCATGAACATGCTTTGCGCTGGAGTCGGAGCTGACAACTCGCCGGCGATTGTGGAGATTGAATACTCGCTGCCCGAATGCA cagttTCCCAAAATAGTCTGTATGTTACCTCGAAACTGGCACAGATCACCGTGGAGCGGGAGAGCGGTTGCCTGGGTCTAACGCTGCGGGGCGGTGCCGATTATCCGCTGATCGTCACACACGTCCGACTGCACGGCCCCGTCTATAAGACGGGTCGCATCAAGCCCGGCGATCGTTTGCTGCGCGTCGATAAT ATCTCGCTCATTGGCAAAACACTGGCCGAGGCACAACAGATCATTAAATGCGGCCACGTTTCCGGCTACACCAATCTCACCATCGAATACGATGTCTCCGTCGTCCAGAGTGTCGAGTTCTCCATGGGGCCGCTGCTCATCGAAATCGAGCGACCCATGAACGACAAATTGGGATTGGTGCTCTGCAACTACAGCAGCTCGACGGCCAGCAGCACCGCTGGCACCACCTCCAGCACCGACAAGATTGACGAGGTCACCCAATCGGGCATCTACATAGCCAGCATACTACCCGCCAGTATTGCCGATCG CTGCGGCGCCTTATCAGTTGGCGATCAGGTGCTCTCCATCGATGACACAATGATCGAGCACACGGCCTACAGTCCCGATGAGGTGATGACCATATTGGACACGAGCACAGGACGGGGCTACACACAGATGCAGATAATGCCAGCTCATGCGCTCGCCCGACGCG gtCACACGGCACTGGGCAGCCCCAAGTATAGCTTCAGCACGCTGGAGTCACGCAAGTCGACGGGCCGCCAGCGACAGCGTTTCGTGCGCAAGAGCTCGCTGCCCCTGGAGGGAGGAGCAGTAGCCAAcggaggaggcggaggagtTGCCAGCAATGGGCACTCAAGCAGCCTGGGCTTGTGTCGTGCCGAGAGCTTCCCCGTGTTGCTCGACTGCAGCCAAGGTGCCGGCATTGTGCTGGGCAACACGAGCAGTTGCGGTCGCGCCGTCAGCATTGCCCAGATCCTGCCCGATTCGGTGGCGGATCGCAGTGGCTGCATCCAGCCGGGCGATCGCATTGTGGCCATCAACAAGATGTACAGCCTGGAGGCGGTGGCCATGCGGCAGCTGCTCGAGGGacaccgcagcagcaacaatggcgCCACAGCTGCTGCCAATTGGTTGGAACTCGAGGTAGAATTCGACATGCCCGATGCGGTGGTCCCTTCCAGCGGTGTGTTCAATGTGAAGCTGCTGCGCACCGGCAAATGTGGCCTCGGGTTAAGTGTGAGCGGATCGAATCATGCGGGTCTGGTCATTTCGGATGTGAAGATCGGCAGTCCGGCGCATCGTTGTGGCTCACTGCGACCTGGCGACATTTTGCTGGCTGTCGATCAGCATCCTGTGCAGCATTTCAATGTGGACGCGCTGCTCAAGGAGTTGCCCACACCGCCCACGGCCAGCGCTGACTTTACCACGCTGACCATCAAGCGTGTGGTGCTTCCAGACTTTCTGCCCAGTCCCAGTCCCATCTACAGCAATTGCACCACAGTTGTGCCCGTCGCTGGGGACAGCGAGCTCTACAGCAGCGCCTATGTGGCCAAGTACAACGATTGCATCTCGCTCAAATCGAACACGCCGCAGCCGGATTACTTTCGTGCCGCCAGCCTCGATGACACCGGCAGCCTGCAGTCGGTGCAGCTGCGACATCCCAGCGCTGCTCCCACGGCCATCTGGCCAGGAGGCGGCAACAGttgcgccagcagcagcaacagtcgcagcTTTGCGGCGCCACCGAACACACAGAGCCTGACCACCGAGCTGCCCGAGGAGGATGACGAGCAGGACGAGCATGATGCGCATCACTACGGCGGCTACGAGCTCAATCGCTATGCCAG CGTTGACTGCACCGCATTGCCACCGCCGATGGAGAACAAAGTATATGGCTCGGCGGCCAGCTcgagcagcaagagcagcggcagcagtcTGCATCAGATCATCTTCACGGTGCGGCTGGAGCCAAAGGGCGGACTGCTCGGCATCACGTTGGCTGGCAGCGAGGACATCACCAAGCCGATTACCATCAGTGGCTTGGTAGAAG GTGGCATTGGACACAAGAACGGACAGATCCATGTAGGAGATCAGCTGCTGGCCATCGATGAGCACTCGGTGCAGGGCATGCCATTGTCGCATGCCACCAGCTTGCTGCACAATCTCGGCGATCTAGTCGATCTGAAGATACTGCGCAGTCATGACATTAGCAACACATCGACCAGCGGCGTTGGTTTGCCACAGGCTCAGGCGATCTATGCCAAGGTGCAGCGACGTCCGCGCAGTCCGTCCGCCAACACGGAGgccagcaatagcaacaacaacaacggcagcagtaATAACAATGCGAGTGCAAATAAggatcaacagcagcagcgcatcTTTCATGTCACACTTTATAAGGATAAAGTCTACGATGACTATGGATTCTCGGTGTCCGATGGACTCTACGAGCGTGGCGTGTTCATCAATCGCATTCGCAGCGGAGGCCCCGCGGACATGTGCGGCCAGCTGAAGCCCTTCGATCGCATCATGCAG GTTAATGAGATGAAGACGCAGGACTTTGATTGCTGCCTAACGGTGCCGCTGATCGCAGCTGCCGGGGACAAGATCGAGATGATCATGCAGCGCACGGAGTGA
- the LOC133848047 gene encoding glutamate receptor-interacting protein 1 isoform X2, giving the protein MKLWKSKKPISGCVPGKSSALKQEQELATKQQQQQQQQLQHQQQQQQQESNGIALAPMLSVDRAMSPAQSEDSGLAPERGTTYATITLPRNALHLAINFAERNDLSYPPVIGALNPVGHAADFLAPGDRLHQIDGISTIGLSNQKIMNMLCAGVGADNSPAIVEIEYSLPECISQNSLYVTSKLAQITVERESGCLGLTLRGGADYPLIVTHVRLHGPVYKTGRIKPGDRLLRVDNISLIGKTLAEAQQIIKCGHVSGYTNLTIEYDVSVVQSVEFSMGPLLIEIERPMNDKLGLVLCNYSSSTASSTAGTTSSTDKIDEVTQSGIYIASILPASIADRCGALSVGDQVLSIDDTMIEHTAYSPDEVMTILDTSTGRGYTQMQIMPAHALARRGHTALGSPKYSFSTLESRKSTGRQRQRFVRKSSLPLEGGAVANGGGGGVASNGHSSSLGLCRAESFPVLLDCSQGAGIVLGNTSSCGRAVSIAQILPDSVADRSGCIQPGDRIVAINKMYSLEAVAMRQLLEGHRSSNNGATAAANWLELEVEFDMPDAVVPSSGVFNVKLLRTGKCGLGLSVSGSNHAGLVISDVKIGSPAHRCGSLRPGDILLAVDQHPVQHFNVDALLKELPTPPTASADFTTLTIKRVVLPDFLPSPSPIYSNCTTVVPVAGDSELYSSAYVAKYNDCISLKSNTPQPDYFRAASLDDTGSLQSVQLRHPSAAPTAIWPGGGNSCASSSNSRSFAAPPNTQSLTTELPEEDDEQDEHDAHHYGGYELNRYASVDCTALPPPMENKVYGSAASSSSKSSGSSLHQIIFTVRLEPKGGLLGITLAGSEDITKPITISGLVEGGIGHKNGQIHVGDQLLAIDEHSVQGMPLSHATSLLHNLGDLVDLKILRSHDISNTSTSGVGLPQAQAIYAKVQRRPRSPSANTEASNSNNNNGSSNNNASANKDQQQQRIFHVTLYKDKVYDDYGFSVSDGLYERGVFINRIRSGGPADMCGQLKPFDRIMQVNEMKTQDFDCCLTVPLIAAAGDKIEMIMQRTE; this is encoded by the exons TTGACCGCGCAATGAGCCCCGCACAATCCGAAGACTCCGGCCTGGCACCGGAAAGGGGCACAACCTATGCAACGATCACGCTGCCACGCAATGCCCTCCATTTGGCCATCAATTTCGCAG AGCGCAATGATCTATCGTATCCACCTGTTATCGGGGCACTTAATCCAGTGGGCCATGCGGCTGATTTTCTGGCGCCAGGCGATCGATTGCATCAGATCGATGGCATCTCGACAATTGGGCTGAGCAATCAGAAGATCATGAACATGCTTTGCGCTGGAGTCGGAGCTGACAACTCGCCGGCGATTGTGGAGATTGAATACTCGCTGCCCGAATGCA ttTCCCAAAATAGTCTGTATGTTACCTCGAAACTGGCACAGATCACCGTGGAGCGGGAGAGCGGTTGCCTGGGTCTAACGCTGCGGGGCGGTGCCGATTATCCGCTGATCGTCACACACGTCCGACTGCACGGCCCCGTCTATAAGACGGGTCGCATCAAGCCCGGCGATCGTTTGCTGCGCGTCGATAAT ATCTCGCTCATTGGCAAAACACTGGCCGAGGCACAACAGATCATTAAATGCGGCCACGTTTCCGGCTACACCAATCTCACCATCGAATACGATGTCTCCGTCGTCCAGAGTGTCGAGTTCTCCATGGGGCCGCTGCTCATCGAAATCGAGCGACCCATGAACGACAAATTGGGATTGGTGCTCTGCAACTACAGCAGCTCGACGGCCAGCAGCACCGCTGGCACCACCTCCAGCACCGACAAGATTGACGAGGTCACCCAATCGGGCATCTACATAGCCAGCATACTACCCGCCAGTATTGCCGATCG CTGCGGCGCCTTATCAGTTGGCGATCAGGTGCTCTCCATCGATGACACAATGATCGAGCACACGGCCTACAGTCCCGATGAGGTGATGACCATATTGGACACGAGCACAGGACGGGGCTACACACAGATGCAGATAATGCCAGCTCATGCGCTCGCCCGACGCG gtCACACGGCACTGGGCAGCCCCAAGTATAGCTTCAGCACGCTGGAGTCACGCAAGTCGACGGGCCGCCAGCGACAGCGTTTCGTGCGCAAGAGCTCGCTGCCCCTGGAGGGAGGAGCAGTAGCCAAcggaggaggcggaggagtTGCCAGCAATGGGCACTCAAGCAGCCTGGGCTTGTGTCGTGCCGAGAGCTTCCCCGTGTTGCTCGACTGCAGCCAAGGTGCCGGCATTGTGCTGGGCAACACGAGCAGTTGCGGTCGCGCCGTCAGCATTGCCCAGATCCTGCCCGATTCGGTGGCGGATCGCAGTGGCTGCATCCAGCCGGGCGATCGCATTGTGGCCATCAACAAGATGTACAGCCTGGAGGCGGTGGCCATGCGGCAGCTGCTCGAGGGacaccgcagcagcaacaatggcgCCACAGCTGCTGCCAATTGGTTGGAACTCGAGGTAGAATTCGACATGCCCGATGCGGTGGTCCCTTCCAGCGGTGTGTTCAATGTGAAGCTGCTGCGCACCGGCAAATGTGGCCTCGGGTTAAGTGTGAGCGGATCGAATCATGCGGGTCTGGTCATTTCGGATGTGAAGATCGGCAGTCCGGCGCATCGTTGTGGCTCACTGCGACCTGGCGACATTTTGCTGGCTGTCGATCAGCATCCTGTGCAGCATTTCAATGTGGACGCGCTGCTCAAGGAGTTGCCCACACCGCCCACGGCCAGCGCTGACTTTACCACGCTGACCATCAAGCGTGTGGTGCTTCCAGACTTTCTGCCCAGTCCCAGTCCCATCTACAGCAATTGCACCACAGTTGTGCCCGTCGCTGGGGACAGCGAGCTCTACAGCAGCGCCTATGTGGCCAAGTACAACGATTGCATCTCGCTCAAATCGAACACGCCGCAGCCGGATTACTTTCGTGCCGCCAGCCTCGATGACACCGGCAGCCTGCAGTCGGTGCAGCTGCGACATCCCAGCGCTGCTCCCACGGCCATCTGGCCAGGAGGCGGCAACAGttgcgccagcagcagcaacagtcgcagcTTTGCGGCGCCACCGAACACACAGAGCCTGACCACCGAGCTGCCCGAGGAGGATGACGAGCAGGACGAGCATGATGCGCATCACTACGGCGGCTACGAGCTCAATCGCTATGCCAG CGTTGACTGCACCGCATTGCCACCGCCGATGGAGAACAAAGTATATGGCTCGGCGGCCAGCTcgagcagcaagagcagcggcagcagtcTGCATCAGATCATCTTCACGGTGCGGCTGGAGCCAAAGGGCGGACTGCTCGGCATCACGTTGGCTGGCAGCGAGGACATCACCAAGCCGATTACCATCAGTGGCTTGGTAGAAG GTGGCATTGGACACAAGAACGGACAGATCCATGTAGGAGATCAGCTGCTGGCCATCGATGAGCACTCGGTGCAGGGCATGCCATTGTCGCATGCCACCAGCTTGCTGCACAATCTCGGCGATCTAGTCGATCTGAAGATACTGCGCAGTCATGACATTAGCAACACATCGACCAGCGGCGTTGGTTTGCCACAGGCTCAGGCGATCTATGCCAAGGTGCAGCGACGTCCGCGCAGTCCGTCCGCCAACACGGAGgccagcaatagcaacaacaacaacggcagcagtaATAACAATGCGAGTGCAAATAAggatcaacagcagcagcgcatcTTTCATGTCACACTTTATAAGGATAAAGTCTACGATGACTATGGATTCTCGGTGTCCGATGGACTCTACGAGCGTGGCGTGTTCATCAATCGCATTCGCAGCGGAGGCCCCGCGGACATGTGCGGCCAGCTGAAGCCCTTCGATCGCATCATGCAG GTTAATGAGATGAAGACGCAGGACTTTGATTGCTGCCTAACGGTGCCGCTGATCGCAGCTGCCGGGGACAAGATCGAGATGATCATGCAGCGCACGGAGTGA
- the LOC133848047 gene encoding glutamate receptor-interacting protein 1 isoform X3, translated as MKLWKSKKPISGCVPGKSSALKQEQELATKQQQQQQQQLQHQQQQQQQESNGIALAPMLSERNDLSYPPVIGALNPVGHAADFLAPGDRLHQIDGISTIGLSNQKIMNMLCAGVGADNSPAIVEIEYSLPECTVSQNSLYVTSKLAQITVERESGCLGLTLRGGADYPLIVTHVRLHGPVYKTGRIKPGDRLLRVDNISLIGKTLAEAQQIIKCGHVSGYTNLTIEYDVSVVQSVEFSMGPLLIEIERPMNDKLGLVLCNYSSSTASSTAGTTSSTDKIDEVTQSGIYIASILPASIADRCGALSVGDQVLSIDDTMIEHTAYSPDEVMTILDTSTGRGYTQMQIMPAHALARRGHTALGSPKYSFSTLESRKSTGRQRQRFVRKSSLPLEGGAVANGGGGGVASNGHSSSLGLCRAESFPVLLDCSQGAGIVLGNTSSCGRAVSIAQILPDSVADRSGCIQPGDRIVAINKMYSLEAVAMRQLLEGHRSSNNGATAAANWLELEVEFDMPDAVVPSSGVFNVKLLRTGKCGLGLSVSGSNHAGLVISDVKIGSPAHRCGSLRPGDILLAVDQHPVQHFNVDALLKELPTPPTASADFTTLTIKRVVLPDFLPSPSPIYSNCTTVVPVAGDSELYSSAYVAKYNDCISLKSNTPQPDYFRAASLDDTGSLQSVQLRHPSAAPTAIWPGGGNSCASSSNSRSFAAPPNTQSLTTELPEEDDEQDEHDAHHYGGYELNRYASVDCTALPPPMENKVYGSAASSSSKSSGSSLHQIIFTVRLEPKGGLLGITLAGSEDITKPITISGLVEGGIGHKNGQIHVGDQLLAIDEHSVQGMPLSHATSLLHNLGDLVDLKILRSHDISNTSTSGVGLPQAQAIYAKVQRRPRSPSANTEASNSNNNNGSSNNNASANKDQQQQRIFHVTLYKDKVYDDYGFSVSDGLYERGVFINRIRSGGPADMCGQLKPFDRIMQVNEMKTQDFDCCLTVPLIAAAGDKIEMIMQRTE; from the exons AGCGCAATGATCTATCGTATCCACCTGTTATCGGGGCACTTAATCCAGTGGGCCATGCGGCTGATTTTCTGGCGCCAGGCGATCGATTGCATCAGATCGATGGCATCTCGACAATTGGGCTGAGCAATCAGAAGATCATGAACATGCTTTGCGCTGGAGTCGGAGCTGACAACTCGCCGGCGATTGTGGAGATTGAATACTCGCTGCCCGAATGCA cagttTCCCAAAATAGTCTGTATGTTACCTCGAAACTGGCACAGATCACCGTGGAGCGGGAGAGCGGTTGCCTGGGTCTAACGCTGCGGGGCGGTGCCGATTATCCGCTGATCGTCACACACGTCCGACTGCACGGCCCCGTCTATAAGACGGGTCGCATCAAGCCCGGCGATCGTTTGCTGCGCGTCGATAAT ATCTCGCTCATTGGCAAAACACTGGCCGAGGCACAACAGATCATTAAATGCGGCCACGTTTCCGGCTACACCAATCTCACCATCGAATACGATGTCTCCGTCGTCCAGAGTGTCGAGTTCTCCATGGGGCCGCTGCTCATCGAAATCGAGCGACCCATGAACGACAAATTGGGATTGGTGCTCTGCAACTACAGCAGCTCGACGGCCAGCAGCACCGCTGGCACCACCTCCAGCACCGACAAGATTGACGAGGTCACCCAATCGGGCATCTACATAGCCAGCATACTACCCGCCAGTATTGCCGATCG CTGCGGCGCCTTATCAGTTGGCGATCAGGTGCTCTCCATCGATGACACAATGATCGAGCACACGGCCTACAGTCCCGATGAGGTGATGACCATATTGGACACGAGCACAGGACGGGGCTACACACAGATGCAGATAATGCCAGCTCATGCGCTCGCCCGACGCG gtCACACGGCACTGGGCAGCCCCAAGTATAGCTTCAGCACGCTGGAGTCACGCAAGTCGACGGGCCGCCAGCGACAGCGTTTCGTGCGCAAGAGCTCGCTGCCCCTGGAGGGAGGAGCAGTAGCCAAcggaggaggcggaggagtTGCCAGCAATGGGCACTCAAGCAGCCTGGGCTTGTGTCGTGCCGAGAGCTTCCCCGTGTTGCTCGACTGCAGCCAAGGTGCCGGCATTGTGCTGGGCAACACGAGCAGTTGCGGTCGCGCCGTCAGCATTGCCCAGATCCTGCCCGATTCGGTGGCGGATCGCAGTGGCTGCATCCAGCCGGGCGATCGCATTGTGGCCATCAACAAGATGTACAGCCTGGAGGCGGTGGCCATGCGGCAGCTGCTCGAGGGacaccgcagcagcaacaatggcgCCACAGCTGCTGCCAATTGGTTGGAACTCGAGGTAGAATTCGACATGCCCGATGCGGTGGTCCCTTCCAGCGGTGTGTTCAATGTGAAGCTGCTGCGCACCGGCAAATGTGGCCTCGGGTTAAGTGTGAGCGGATCGAATCATGCGGGTCTGGTCATTTCGGATGTGAAGATCGGCAGTCCGGCGCATCGTTGTGGCTCACTGCGACCTGGCGACATTTTGCTGGCTGTCGATCAGCATCCTGTGCAGCATTTCAATGTGGACGCGCTGCTCAAGGAGTTGCCCACACCGCCCACGGCCAGCGCTGACTTTACCACGCTGACCATCAAGCGTGTGGTGCTTCCAGACTTTCTGCCCAGTCCCAGTCCCATCTACAGCAATTGCACCACAGTTGTGCCCGTCGCTGGGGACAGCGAGCTCTACAGCAGCGCCTATGTGGCCAAGTACAACGATTGCATCTCGCTCAAATCGAACACGCCGCAGCCGGATTACTTTCGTGCCGCCAGCCTCGATGACACCGGCAGCCTGCAGTCGGTGCAGCTGCGACATCCCAGCGCTGCTCCCACGGCCATCTGGCCAGGAGGCGGCAACAGttgcgccagcagcagcaacagtcgcagcTTTGCGGCGCCACCGAACACACAGAGCCTGACCACCGAGCTGCCCGAGGAGGATGACGAGCAGGACGAGCATGATGCGCATCACTACGGCGGCTACGAGCTCAATCGCTATGCCAG CGTTGACTGCACCGCATTGCCACCGCCGATGGAGAACAAAGTATATGGCTCGGCGGCCAGCTcgagcagcaagagcagcggcagcagtcTGCATCAGATCATCTTCACGGTGCGGCTGGAGCCAAAGGGCGGACTGCTCGGCATCACGTTGGCTGGCAGCGAGGACATCACCAAGCCGATTACCATCAGTGGCTTGGTAGAAG GTGGCATTGGACACAAGAACGGACAGATCCATGTAGGAGATCAGCTGCTGGCCATCGATGAGCACTCGGTGCAGGGCATGCCATTGTCGCATGCCACCAGCTTGCTGCACAATCTCGGCGATCTAGTCGATCTGAAGATACTGCGCAGTCATGACATTAGCAACACATCGACCAGCGGCGTTGGTTTGCCACAGGCTCAGGCGATCTATGCCAAGGTGCAGCGACGTCCGCGCAGTCCGTCCGCCAACACGGAGgccagcaatagcaacaacaacaacggcagcagtaATAACAATGCGAGTGCAAATAAggatcaacagcagcagcgcatcTTTCATGTCACACTTTATAAGGATAAAGTCTACGATGACTATGGATTCTCGGTGTCCGATGGACTCTACGAGCGTGGCGTGTTCATCAATCGCATTCGCAGCGGAGGCCCCGCGGACATGTGCGGCCAGCTGAAGCCCTTCGATCGCATCATGCAG GTTAATGAGATGAAGACGCAGGACTTTGATTGCTGCCTAACGGTGCCGCTGATCGCAGCTGCCGGGGACAAGATCGAGATGATCATGCAGCGCACGGAGTGA